From a single Vibrio sp. BS-M-Sm-2 genomic region:
- a CDS encoding DUF4381 domain-containing protein: MTTNTGLEPLQPENVNPLMASLSEPSLPESISWLPNAPGWYWLLLLLFCFALYRVYLVIKKYLANTYRRAALVELEQLSLKAQSGDISSFQKLPQLLRRTALYAFPRTEVAPLTGTDWEKWLDDHCTKRQFSSEFSTSELSGVLAQLAYSSAATLTEEQRNAIMENVALWIKHHEVSHDRI; this comes from the coding sequence ATGACGACTAACACTGGGCTTGAACCTTTACAGCCAGAAAACGTGAATCCATTAATGGCCTCTTTGTCTGAGCCTTCTTTGCCAGAAAGTATCTCATGGCTACCGAATGCACCTGGCTGGTACTGGTTACTCTTGTTGCTGTTTTGCTTTGCTTTATATCGTGTCTATTTAGTTATTAAAAAGTACCTAGCAAACACATACCGACGCGCTGCCTTAGTAGAGTTAGAGCAACTCTCTTTGAAGGCCCAATCCGGTGACATTTCATCATTTCAAAAGCTACCACAACTGCTACGAAGAACCGCATTGTATGCCTTCCCTCGTACAGAAGTAGCCCCTTTAACCGGCACAGATTGGGAGAAATGGTTAGATGACCATTGCACCAAGCGTCAATTTTCATCCGAGTTCTCTACATCAGAACTCTCAGGCGTACTTGCTCAACTCGCCTACTCTTCAGCAGCGACATTAACGGAAGAACAACGAAACGCCATCATGGAGAACGTTGCACTTTGGATAAAACATCACGAGGTGTCACATGATCGAATTTGA
- a CDS encoding DUF1254 domain-containing protein: protein MKKLALVVLGLSAVSLSSFAAEEVSTLTEFFNTDGDVTTVDNYAVHETSRQYLKNQEIVGVNTFRHKRELTPTDEQDVVRMNRDTYYSMAVINVSKGATVTLPEIPEGKYMSMEVITEDHRIQPMQYGSGTFDLSTHIGDHVYVIIRTDATFSKDEVHKIQDQMSIDAKAKGEFTAMQVDEKSFEEVETSLKKEMPTILKRDGAQATFGMFTSPEDASKEMFTKEKYAVGAAVGWGGAQLEDNIYEISGNFPTDTCHQVTFEDPKNQAFWSVTVYNKQGFMFDDVANVSSNTADKNSDGTYTLSFGCGDGAVNNIKTENDSGAFNLAFRHYIPSQKVRDGFRVLPSVKAIN, encoded by the coding sequence ATGAAAAAATTAGCATTAGTAGTTTTAGGTTTAAGCGCAGTTTCACTTTCTTCTTTCGCAGCTGAAGAAGTTTCAACTCTTACAGAGTTCTTCAACACCGATGGTGACGTAACAACCGTTGATAATTACGCTGTGCATGAAACTTCACGTCAATATTTGAAGAACCAAGAGATTGTTGGCGTCAATACATTCCGTCACAAACGCGAGCTAACGCCAACAGATGAACAGGATGTGGTTCGAATGAACCGAGACACCTACTACTCAATGGCAGTAATTAATGTATCAAAGGGGGCGACCGTTACGTTACCTGAGATTCCGGAAGGCAAGTACATGTCGATGGAAGTGATTACAGAAGATCACCGCATTCAGCCAATGCAATACGGTTCAGGTACGTTTGATCTTTCGACTCATATCGGCGATCACGTTTATGTCATCATTCGTACAGACGCTACATTCTCGAAAGATGAAGTTCATAAAATCCAAGATCAAATGAGTATTGATGCAAAAGCGAAAGGCGAGTTTACCGCTATGCAAGTGGATGAGAAATCTTTTGAAGAGGTAGAGACAAGCCTTAAGAAGGAAATGCCAACAATACTTAAGCGAGATGGTGCCCAAGCGACATTTGGTATGTTTACAAGCCCTGAAGATGCTTCAAAAGAGATGTTTACTAAAGAGAAATACGCAGTTGGTGCTGCTGTCGGTTGGGGAGGTGCACAGCTAGAAGATAACATCTATGAAATATCTGGAAACTTCCCAACAGATACTTGTCATCAGGTAACCTTTGAAGATCCTAAGAATCAAGCGTTTTGGTCAGTCACGGTCTACAACAAGCAAGGCTTCATGTTTGATGATGTAGCAAACGTAAGCTCGAACACGGCTGATAAAAATTCAGACGGCACTTACACACTAAGCTTTGGCTGTGGTGATGGCGCTGTAAATAATATCAAAACAGAAAATGACTCTGGCGCGTTTAACTTGGCTTTCCGTCATTACATCCCAAGCCAGAAAGTACGCGATGGGTTCCGAGTACTTCCTTCTGTGAAAGCGATTAATTAA
- a CDS encoding LysR family transcriptional regulator produces the protein MGNNLDNLDLNLLRLLKVVVETRNTSVTAKRLGISQTSVSRGLAKLRETFGDQLFIRKAHGVEPSELAEKLAEAAENMLTPFTQVLEAYQDFDAKEYTGDIVIACDLTLLDVFGKGLYQSINQALPKARLKLVYWQQHSLQSMLDRQVDYMLHYTMLPLPQDIYTHHLSDIVINLVARKDHPVLSNSSHWDDIKDLPLVKYASDSNGGKYDPYDELFLAKGVKPNICLVSHSVPIMVDKLVNSDAFSFNSSYILMHDDQLACYPLPVIPEHLRSISVSGGYLQSKRGYPLNQLLHQAVQSFFNSIVQPGNKA, from the coding sequence ATGGGAAACAATCTCGATAATCTCGACCTAAACTTGTTACGTTTGCTAAAAGTGGTCGTAGAGACTCGCAATACCTCTGTGACTGCGAAAAGGTTAGGAATATCTCAAACAAGTGTGAGCCGAGGATTGGCCAAGCTTAGAGAGACGTTTGGAGACCAGCTGTTTATTCGCAAAGCTCACGGTGTTGAGCCTTCTGAGCTTGCCGAGAAATTAGCAGAAGCAGCAGAGAATATGCTGACTCCATTCACTCAAGTGTTAGAAGCGTATCAAGACTTTGACGCTAAAGAGTATACTGGCGATATCGTAATTGCGTGCGATTTAACGCTATTGGATGTATTTGGCAAAGGGTTATATCAGTCAATAAATCAGGCGTTACCCAAAGCACGCTTAAAATTGGTTTACTGGCAACAACACTCACTGCAAAGCATGCTTGATCGCCAAGTAGACTATATGCTGCATTACACCATGTTGCCGCTACCACAGGATATCTACACACATCATCTTTCTGATATCGTAATCAACTTGGTTGCGAGAAAAGATCATCCTGTTCTTTCTAATTCATCTCACTGGGATGACATCAAAGACCTTCCGTTGGTTAAGTATGCTTCCGATTCTAACGGTGGAAAATATGACCCTTACGATGAGTTGTTTTTGGCCAAGGGCGTTAAGCCGAATATATGTTTAGTGAGTCATAGTGTTCCAATCATGGTCGATAAGCTTGTCAATTCGGATGCGTTTAGTTTCAATAGCAGCTACATCTTAATGCACGACGATCAATTGGCTTGTTATCCTCTCCCCGTAATTCCTGAGCACTTGAGAAGCATTAGCGTGTCGGGTGGCTATTTACAATCGAAGCGTGGTTATCCACTTAACCAGCTTTTACACCAAGCGGTACAGTCTTTTTTCAATTCTATCGTACAGCCAGGTAACAAAGCTTAG
- a CDS encoding AAA family ATPase produces the protein MGKQMNPTLDSINQLKHQMESSVIGQQHMVDTLLVALLTNGNVLLEGLPGTAKTRSIKSLASALQVDLGRVQFTPDLLPSDVTGTEVYQDVDGKPTLTFQPGPVFNNLLLADEINRSPAKVQAALLEAMEERQITVAGKTYKLPELFMVLATQNPVEQEGTYPLPEAQMDRFIMKINLDYPDADAEEQIIKMVRSEEKPSAEKPAPIDPKCIFDAREQLRDIHCSDAVLKYIVAIVVATRQPELYPESPLSQWIGVGSSPRATIALDKCSRAMAWLNGKDFVDPDDVRKVVHGVLRHRLILSYDALAEGVSSDRVIDEILSQVAVA, from the coding sequence ATAGGTAAGCAAATGAATCCAACTCTAGACTCAATAAACCAACTCAAGCATCAGATGGAATCTTCAGTAATTGGCCAGCAACATATGGTCGACACATTACTGGTCGCTTTACTTACGAATGGTAATGTTCTGCTTGAAGGATTACCCGGAACAGCAAAGACTCGTTCTATCAAATCATTGGCTTCAGCTCTACAAGTTGACCTTGGTCGTGTTCAATTCACTCCGGATCTACTGCCTTCTGATGTGACAGGCACAGAGGTGTATCAAGACGTCGACGGCAAACCGACTCTTACATTCCAACCGGGCCCAGTTTTCAACAATCTATTACTGGCCGATGAGATCAACCGTTCTCCAGCAAAGGTGCAAGCTGCGTTGTTGGAAGCGATGGAAGAGCGACAAATCACGGTTGCAGGCAAGACTTACAAACTACCTGAACTATTCATGGTTTTGGCGACACAAAATCCGGTTGAACAAGAAGGTACTTATCCTCTTCCCGAAGCGCAAATGGACAGATTTATTATGAAAATAAATCTCGACTATCCAGATGCGGATGCCGAAGAGCAGATCATTAAGATGGTTCGCAGTGAGGAAAAACCTAGTGCGGAGAAACCTGCCCCCATTGACCCTAAGTGCATTTTTGATGCTCGAGAACAACTGCGAGACATACATTGTAGCGACGCGGTTCTTAAATACATTGTCGCAATTGTTGTAGCAACAAGACAGCCAGAGTTGTACCCAGAGTCTCCCCTTTCACAATGGATTGGTGTTGGTTCAAGCCCACGTGCAACCATTGCGTTAGACAAATGTTCACGAGCGATGGCATGGCTAAACGGTAAGGACTTTGTCGACCCTGATGATGTTCGTAAAGTGGTTCATGGGGTTCTGCGTCACCGCTTGATTCTGTCTTACGATGCACTTGCTGAAGGCGTCAGTTCCGACCGAGTTATCGATGAGATTTTGTCTCAGGTTGCAGTAGCGTAA
- a CDS encoding DUF2860 family protein, giving the protein MNTKSILSVAILSSLTTSAFAFDSSRISGEIILATGYASTNSNLSTESDAVLKNRTNKGSHNNDVVVMPLGNIAYELGESRNQKVYLGTSRDDLAVGDLAFEIGYQYNMQNGTQVDVAYLPTVLSGEVWKDPYLEGRRSKTDVDGHAYRLQVNNIIGSGFSMDMAFATTEVDDEQVQASELTRDSDMYSVKGGYLAYFTPNMGLSTTLGYLHNDADGKAETFDQYQLEMTYFVTHGAHKVALTSSYAYRDFDGQNSIYGKTRSDNRHKFFAAYEYANIAGLENWDLVSFAGVNYNDSNINFYKSEEYLASVGVSYKF; this is encoded by the coding sequence ATGAACACTAAAAGCATATTGTCAGTAGCCATCTTATCTTCATTAACAACGAGCGCTTTCGCATTTGATTCTTCACGTATTAGCGGTGAAATCATCCTTGCAACGGGTTACGCTTCAACCAACTCAAACTTAAGCACAGAAAGCGATGCAGTATTAAAGAATAGAACGAACAAAGGCTCACATAATAACGATGTGGTTGTTATGCCATTGGGAAACATCGCTTACGAACTCGGTGAAAGTCGTAATCAAAAAGTCTATTTAGGTACATCTCGTGATGACTTAGCCGTGGGCGACTTAGCCTTTGAAATCGGCTATCAGTACAATATGCAAAACGGTACTCAAGTTGACGTTGCTTACCTACCGACAGTACTTTCTGGTGAGGTATGGAAAGACCCTTACTTGGAAGGCCGTCGCAGCAAAACCGACGTTGATGGCCATGCTTACCGACTTCAGGTAAACAATATCATCGGCTCTGGTTTCTCAATGGACATGGCATTTGCGACAACTGAAGTAGACGACGAGCAAGTTCAAGCCTCTGAACTCACGCGTGACAGCGACATGTACTCGGTAAAAGGTGGTTATTTAGCATATTTCACACCAAACATGGGCTTAAGCACAACCTTAGGTTACCTACATAACGATGCGGATGGCAAGGCTGAAACCTTCGATCAATATCAATTAGAAATGACTTACTTTGTAACTCATGGTGCTCACAAAGTGGCTTTAACAAGCAGTTACGCTTACCGCGATTTTGACGGACAAAACTCAATTTATGGAAAAACACGCTCTGATAATCGACACAAGTTTTTTGCTGCCTACGAATACGCGAATATCGCTGGATTAGAGAACTGGGATTTAGTCTCTTTTGCTGGTGTGAATTACAACGATTCAAATATTAACTTCTACAAAAGTGAAGAATACTTAGCGTCAGTTGGTGTGAGTTACAAGTTCTAA
- a CDS encoding VWA domain-containing protein — MIEFEYPIAFALLCLPFAVYWLLPVYKESKSAIQVPFFDRLIAVSSQEPSETAVKMSRRKVQWLLVIISYLALVVAIAKPMWIGEPIEQKKSAREIMVALDLSGSMSEEDFADKEGNKHDRLTIAKQVLREFAAQREHDRLGLILFANSAYVQAPFTEDINVWQSLLEDVELGYAGFQTAFGDAIGLSIAVFEQEESRQRVMILLTDGDDTSSKMPPVKAAEIAAKYGVKIYTIAIGDPSTKGRYKMDLPTLEKVSAATGGQMFHAMDRKQLEQAYATIDELEQQEFELLSHRPKHSLHHYVFGVCLVSNLLAALIVFGANLRRQRRHQKEVKHVIRRREELTND, encoded by the coding sequence ATGATCGAATTTGAATACCCAATAGCGTTTGCACTGCTCTGCTTACCCTTTGCCGTGTATTGGTTATTGCCTGTTTACAAAGAGTCAAAAAGCGCGATTCAAGTGCCCTTTTTTGATCGCCTGATTGCAGTGTCTTCACAAGAGCCCTCTGAAACCGCGGTCAAGATGAGCCGTCGTAAAGTCCAATGGCTATTGGTCATTATCAGCTATCTTGCTCTAGTCGTCGCGATTGCCAAACCAATGTGGATAGGCGAACCAATCGAACAAAAGAAATCCGCTCGTGAAATTATGGTCGCACTGGATCTATCTGGTTCAATGTCAGAAGAGGACTTTGCCGATAAAGAAGGCAATAAACACGACCGTCTAACCATTGCAAAGCAGGTATTGCGTGAATTTGCAGCCCAGCGAGAGCATGACCGCTTAGGGTTAATCTTATTTGCAAACTCTGCTTATGTTCAGGCACCATTTACTGAAGATATTAACGTGTGGCAATCGCTACTCGAAGACGTTGAACTTGGCTATGCCGGATTTCAAACTGCTTTTGGCGACGCGATTGGCTTATCAATTGCCGTATTCGAACAAGAAGAAAGTCGTCAACGAGTGATGATTCTGCTAACCGATGGTGATGACACAAGTTCGAAAATGCCTCCTGTCAAAGCTGCGGAAATCGCCGCCAAATATGGGGTGAAGATTTACACCATTGCAATTGGTGACCCGAGCACCAAAGGCCGCTACAAGATGGATCTTCCCACTTTAGAGAAGGTATCAGCCGCAACTGGCGGGCAGATGTTTCATGCCATGGACCGAAAACAACTCGAACAAGCTTACGCAACGATAGACGAACTAGAACAGCAAGAGTTTGAACTGTTATCTCACCGTCCTAAACACAGCTTGCACCACTATGTATTTGGCGTTTGTCTGGTGAGCAACCTACTCGCGGCCTTAATCGTGTTTGGTGCCAATCTACGCCGTCAAAGACGTCATCAAAAAGAAGTAAAGCATGTTATTCGCCGCAGAGAGGAGCTAACCAATGACTGA
- a CDS encoding VWA domain-containing protein, with protein MTDFNTLFGGDITQFHFMRPLWLLALVPFVLFYRALVQQDDLVTQWQPVMSKNMVEHLSLNQNRVRIVSPNRLFLVFAVLATLIMAGPTWQQQPSPFFEDNSELVIALDVSDSMNKTDIQPSRLDRAKHKINQLVELRGDSKTGLVIYGGSAHVAMPVTKDKELTRYFLDVLDGSLLPENKNKPASVLKPTLELISQAKTPSTVLILTDKTNDEAIEKFTKAFEQQHHQVIVWAMGENSQSGGNGTAGLTETQLASLSQLAQAGHGKMVSFTHDASDVEAVYQSIQNNLFAVSDNALPWLDAGYWLLFLLLPIQLMWFRKGWTLQW; from the coding sequence ATGACTGATTTCAATACATTGTTTGGTGGCGATATCACCCAGTTTCATTTCATGCGTCCACTGTGGTTGTTAGCATTGGTCCCGTTCGTGTTGTTTTATCGTGCACTCGTTCAACAAGACGATTTAGTCACCCAGTGGCAGCCCGTCATGTCTAAAAACATGGTTGAACATCTGTCTCTCAACCAAAATAGAGTTCGTATAGTTTCTCCTAATCGATTGTTTCTGGTGTTTGCGGTTCTAGCCACGCTCATTATGGCGGGTCCAACGTGGCAGCAACAACCTTCACCATTTTTTGAAGACAATTCCGAGCTAGTGATTGCCTTGGATGTGTCTGATTCAATGAATAAAACCGACATTCAGCCGTCACGATTAGATCGTGCTAAACACAAGATCAATCAGCTCGTTGAACTGCGCGGCGATTCAAAAACCGGGTTAGTGATATACGGCGGAAGTGCTCATGTCGCGATGCCTGTCACCAAAGACAAAGAGTTAACGCGATACTTCCTCGATGTATTGGATGGAAGCTTGCTGCCAGAGAACAAGAACAAACCGGCTTCGGTCTTAAAGCCGACGCTCGAGCTAATTTCACAAGCAAAAACGCCATCAACAGTATTGATACTGACAGACAAGACCAATGACGAAGCGATAGAAAAATTCACTAAAGCGTTTGAACAACAGCACCACCAAGTGATCGTGTGGGCTATGGGTGAAAACTCGCAGAGCGGCGGAAATGGCACAGCAGGTTTAACCGAAACTCAACTCGCTTCACTGTCCCAACTGGCGCAAGCAGGTCATGGTAAAATGGTTTCATTCACTCACGACGCTAGCGATGTTGAAGCGGTTTATCAGAGCATTCAGAACAACCTGTTTGCGGTCAGCGATAACGCCCTACCTTGGTTAGATGCAGGCTATTGGTTGCTGTTTTTGTTGCTGCCTATCCAATTAATGTGGTTTAGAAAAGGGTGGACGCTTCAGTGGTAA
- a CDS encoding BatD family protein: protein MNKTKSTVRAFDLLKCWFTVLSAMMLLISMPASASDIDQLVSGDELKLNVEIKAQNVAVKQQVALDVEVLSTRPFKEELALPYLDIPYTVVKKDEQKVARSARTIEGTKWFTQKARYYLYPMQAGEFTVPELSIPISVELTDKNVIEGVIHSQPINFASKMPVSNIDTDALIVSPNAELSISTDRPLTGEFEVGHAITATYTLSVANSHMMLLPEINIPDISGVELYRKPAVKENVFNRLNKSNTATLKQQVTLILQEQGKVVLPKQTMTWWNTKTNQLESLTIEQQTLQVGDAKLLDSLSNTLGSIYGAQTLSNWLGQYWYYLVIAGVFLAAIARQIGKHFIDLKRYFVARQQLNTKKLSIQFCRHVEEKQYSKAVQTIYEITGRKNFSKGTLQLPLDSESNDIWKKLLKLGYAKDAEGSVSASLSISLVEAKTLLKAINDSPKTRSTPFKFNWNLN, encoded by the coding sequence ATGAACAAAACTAAATCGACAGTCCGAGCATTCGATCTTCTGAAGTGTTGGTTTACTGTCTTATCAGCGATGATGCTTTTAATTTCAATGCCTGCAAGTGCTAGTGACATAGACCAACTTGTCAGTGGTGATGAATTGAAGCTGAACGTTGAGATAAAAGCTCAAAATGTCGCTGTGAAACAACAAGTCGCACTCGACGTTGAAGTATTGAGTACCCGCCCCTTTAAAGAGGAGTTGGCATTACCTTACTTAGATATACCCTACACAGTCGTAAAGAAAGATGAGCAGAAAGTCGCACGTTCAGCACGCACAATCGAAGGCACTAAGTGGTTTACACAAAAAGCACGCTACTACTTGTACCCAATGCAAGCTGGCGAGTTTACTGTTCCTGAATTGAGCATTCCCATTAGTGTAGAGCTTACTGACAAAAACGTTATTGAGGGCGTGATTCATTCGCAACCCATTAACTTTGCATCCAAAATGCCCGTGAGTAACATTGATACAGACGCGTTGATTGTTAGCCCAAATGCTGAGCTTTCGATATCAACCGACCGTCCGTTAACCGGCGAATTCGAAGTTGGCCACGCTATCACTGCCACGTATACGTTGAGCGTGGCAAACTCGCACATGATGTTGCTGCCGGAGATCAACATCCCAGACATTTCCGGCGTTGAGTTGTATCGCAAACCAGCAGTCAAAGAAAACGTGTTTAATCGACTGAATAAAAGCAATACCGCGACACTCAAACAACAGGTAACGTTAATCCTGCAAGAACAAGGGAAAGTTGTCTTACCAAAACAGACCATGACATGGTGGAACACAAAGACCAATCAGCTGGAATCGTTAACTATAGAGCAGCAGACGCTTCAAGTCGGTGACGCAAAGTTGTTAGACTCGTTAAGTAACACTTTAGGCTCTATCTATGGGGCTCAAACCTTATCGAATTGGTTGGGTCAATATTGGTATTACTTGGTCATCGCTGGAGTATTCCTTGCTGCGATTGCTCGCCAGATCGGAAAACACTTCATTGATTTAAAGCGTTATTTTGTCGCACGCCAGCAATTAAATACCAAAAAATTGAGTATTCAATTTTGTCGACACGTTGAAGAAAAGCAGTACAGCAAAGCAGTGCAAACTATCTATGAGATTACGGGGCGAAAAAACTTTTCGAAAGGCACGCTTCAACTGCCTCTAGATTCGGAATCAAACGACATTTGGAAGAAACTATTGAAGCTTGGCTACGCAAAAGATGCGGAAGGCTCAGTTTCAGCTTCCCTCTCAATTTCTCTAGTAGAAGCCAAAACACTGTTAAAAGCTATCAATGATTCGCCCAAAACCCGAAGCACACCATTTAAGTTTAATTGGAATCTGAACTAA
- a CDS encoding DUF58 domain-containing protein, with protein sequence METKPTLDPDIYTNLKALRLLKYKAHGFDFLPAQPINSALTGRHVSKLRGRGLNFEEMRHYQIGDDIRTMDWKVTNRTGKPHVKIFSEERERNVYVMVDQRTSMFFGSTGRMKSVVAAEIAALIAWKVIDSTDRIGAIVYNDSTALPIPPQRSANHVLKILNEIASKNQQLKAGKAQDTQSNSFEKLFHQAQRLVKHDGLVILITDGYGYNERSEEQIKALCQHNDVVLCHVTDPLEHDLATLNKMVLSDGQLQLSVSGQEAQLRDAFAKDVVRAIDNFTAVAKKYRIPVLPFNTVDPTDVQLRKALGAI encoded by the coding sequence ATGGAGACGAAACCAACACTTGATCCTGATATCTACACGAATCTAAAGGCATTGCGATTGTTGAAATACAAGGCGCATGGCTTTGACTTTTTACCTGCTCAGCCAATCAACAGCGCGTTAACGGGTCGTCATGTATCTAAGCTACGTGGACGTGGATTGAACTTTGAAGAGATGCGTCACTACCAAATTGGCGATGATATTCGCACCATGGATTGGAAAGTGACAAATAGAACGGGCAAGCCACACGTCAAAATATTCTCTGAAGAGCGCGAGCGTAACGTTTATGTCATGGTCGATCAGCGCACCAGCATGTTCTTCGGCAGTACAGGTCGAATGAAATCTGTAGTTGCTGCAGAAATCGCAGCTTTGATTGCTTGGAAAGTCATAGACAGTACCGATCGTATTGGTGCGATTGTTTATAACGACAGCACTGCACTGCCAATTCCTCCACAACGCAGCGCAAACCACGTACTCAAAATACTCAATGAAATTGCGAGTAAGAATCAGCAGCTAAAAGCGGGAAAGGCTCAAGACACGCAATCCAATTCGTTCGAAAAATTGTTTCATCAGGCGCAAAGGTTGGTTAAGCATGATGGCCTAGTGATCTTGATTACCGATGGCTACGGCTATAACGAGCGTAGCGAAGAGCAAATCAAGGCTTTGTGTCAACACAACGATGTGGTGTTGTGCCATGTCACCGACCCGCTGGAACATGATTTAGCCACGCTTAATAAGATGGTACTTAGCGACGGACAATTGCAGTTATCCGTATCAGGCCAAGAAGCACAGTTACGCGATGCGTTCGCCAAAGATGTTGTTCGAGCCATCGATAATTTCACGGCGGTGGCGAAGAAATATCGAATCCCTGTATTGCCGTTCAACACAGTCGACCCCACCGATGTTCAGCTTAGAAAAGCACTCGGCGCGATTTAA
- a CDS encoding LysR family transcriptional regulator: protein MMTIEQQLSRLDLNLLVSLSVLIKERNVTRAANTLYLSQPAMSRTLSRLRELFDDPLFYRESNGLVPTQKALELQAPLEELLLAMRSLVTKSAFNPEECVQTFVVSIPPLMSRMLSVPLAERFMKEAPNASLIEYPVAKTPTSQLLSRDVDFTIHIEAPSNPIEFPYVSLGRVYPVFYVAANHPLAKVENVTLEQCLESRFVDLTLDIRSNYGLQHPVDSYLAKNGVQRDIAFKSGQLLTLVEVMQSSNTILIATHKLTELEGIGDKIAPIFSLDNVPELMFELFLIEHKRTVTSPAHQWFKNLVVSVIEDVVCDS, encoded by the coding sequence ATGATGACTATCGAACAGCAGCTTTCTCGGCTGGATCTAAATTTATTGGTGTCGTTAAGTGTTTTAATCAAAGAGAGGAACGTAACGCGAGCTGCCAACACCTTGTACCTGTCTCAGCCTGCGATGAGTCGTACGTTAAGTCGCTTGCGAGAGTTGTTTGATGATCCATTGTTTTATCGAGAGTCTAATGGCTTAGTGCCCACGCAAAAAGCGCTGGAACTGCAAGCGCCTTTGGAAGAGTTACTATTGGCGATGCGAAGCCTAGTGACAAAATCAGCTTTTAATCCAGAAGAATGTGTTCAAACGTTTGTTGTCTCGATACCGCCATTGATGAGTAGGATGCTTTCCGTGCCGCTTGCTGAGCGATTTATGAAAGAAGCCCCTAACGCTAGTCTTATCGAATATCCGGTAGCGAAAACGCCAACCAGTCAGCTGCTATCCAGAGATGTGGATTTTACAATTCACATCGAAGCCCCGAGTAACCCAATAGAATTCCCATACGTTAGCCTTGGCAGAGTCTACCCAGTTTTTTATGTTGCGGCTAATCACCCTTTAGCGAAAGTTGAAAATGTAACGCTTGAGCAGTGTCTAGAGTCTCGCTTTGTTGATCTCACGCTCGATATCCGTTCGAACTACGGTCTGCAACACCCTGTGGATAGCTACCTAGCAAAGAATGGAGTGCAGAGAGATATTGCATTTAAAAGTGGACAGCTTCTTACGTTGGTGGAAGTGATGCAGAGTTCGAATACAATTCTGATTGCGACTCATAAGTTAACTGAACTAGAGGGGATAGGTGACAAGATAGCGCCTATTTTTTCTCTAGATAACGTGCCAGAGTTAATGTTCGAACTGTTTTTGATTGAGCATAAAAGAACCGTTACCAGCCCAGCACATCAATGGTTCAAAAACTTAGTAGTGTCCGTGATTGAAGACGTTGTTTGTGACAGTTGA